A genome region from Blautia coccoides includes the following:
- the hemB gene encoding porphobilinogen synthase — protein MEMTVRPRRLRKNDTLRRMVRETRMDKSSLIYPIFVREGENMEEEIPSMEGQFRYSIDRLPYALEGLMNAGVDKVMFFGIPDEKDEVGSQAYAENGIVQRALREARKQFPEMYLITDVCMCEYTSHGHCGVLCGHDVENDATLELLAKTALSHVEAGADMVAPSDMMDGRVGAIREILDTHQHKDIPIMSYAVKYASAFYGPFREAAGSAPSFGDRKSYQMDYHNKREGLKEALLDVQEGADIIMVKPALSYLDVISEVKQSIHLPVAAYSVSGEYAMVKAGAKLGYIDEEKIICEMAVSTYRAGADIYLTYFAKELAGFMDEGRIG, from the coding sequence ATGGAAATGACAGTCAGACCGAGAAGGCTTCGGAAAAATGATACCCTGCGCAGGATGGTGCGCGAGACCAGGATGGACAAAAGTTCCCTGATCTACCCTATATTTGTCCGCGAGGGAGAGAATATGGAGGAAGAAATACCCTCCATGGAAGGACAGTTCCGATACAGCATTGACAGACTGCCCTATGCCCTGGAAGGGCTTATGAATGCAGGCGTGGATAAAGTGATGTTTTTCGGCATTCCGGACGAAAAGGATGAGGTGGGAAGTCAGGCGTATGCGGAGAACGGAATTGTGCAGAGAGCGCTTCGGGAGGCCAGAAAACAGTTCCCGGAAATGTATCTGATCACAGATGTCTGCATGTGCGAGTACACATCCCACGGCCACTGCGGCGTGCTGTGCGGACATGATGTGGAAAATGATGCAACGCTGGAGCTTCTGGCAAAGACAGCCCTGTCCCACGTGGAGGCAGGGGCTGATATGGTGGCACCTTCAGATATGATGGACGGCAGAGTGGGGGCGATCCGTGAAATCCTGGATACCCATCAGCACAAGGATATACCGATCATGTCCTATGCGGTAAAATATGCCTCTGCTTTTTACGGCCCCTTCAGGGAGGCAGCAGGTTCTGCTCCCTCTTTCGGAGACAGAAAGAGCTATCAGATGGATTACCACAATAAAAGGGAAGGCCTGAAAGAAGCGCTTCTTGACGTGCAGGAGGGCGCTGATATCATTATGGTGAAACCGGCTCTATCCTACCTGGATGTGATCAGTGAAGTGAAACAGAGTATCCATCTGCCGGTAGCAGCTTATTCTGTCAGCGGTGAGTACGCCATGGTGAAGGCAGGGGCAAAGCTTGGATATATTGACGAGGAGAAGATCATCTGTGAGATGGCAGTGAGCACATACCGGGCCGGAGCAGATATTTACCTGACTTATTTTGCAAAAGAGCTGGCCGGATTTATGGACGAAGGGAGAATCGGGTAA
- the cobA gene encoding uroporphyrinogen-III C-methyltransferase, with the protein MTAKEKEQETDKKPCAGKVWLVGAGPGDIGLFTLKGMETLKNAQVVVYDSLVGQGVLSQIPAGVRLINVGKRASHHIMPQEQINQVLVDEAKKGYRVVRLKGGDPFLFGRGGEELELLTKEGILYEVVPGVTSPLAVPAYNGIPVTHRNFCSSLHIITGHKKQGEAYDIDFDALVRTKGTLVFLMGVTALPDICSSLLRAGMPGEMPAAVLQKGTTAGQKRIVATVSTLEKEVKRQGIETPAIIVVGEVCSLADTFGWYEKLPLAGYKVLVTRPRETVSTMSKKLRLMGAEVLELPAIRTAPLADQSALLNAFEQLQTYDWLAFTSPIGVNVFFEEMKKAGADVRRLGRAKIAAIGKGTKKALEERGLFVDLMPEVFDGQSLGKALCEACSGNEKILLPRAKIGGKEIIQELEKKPGLFICDVPTYDTFYEKQEMIDEKKAFESGEINCAVFTSASTVKGFAEAVKGIDFTKVTAACIGKQTKAAADAYGMKTFMAKQATIDSVVDLVVDLKNNR; encoded by the coding sequence ATGACAGCGAAGGAAAAGGAACAGGAAACAGATAAAAAGCCCTGCGCAGGAAAGGTCTGGCTTGTGGGCGCAGGCCCGGGGGACATCGGACTTTTCACCTTAAAAGGCATGGAGACTTTGAAAAATGCACAGGTGGTGGTGTATGACAGCTTAGTGGGGCAGGGGGTATTATCCCAGATCCCGGCCGGCGTGCGTCTCATCAATGTGGGAAAACGCGCATCCCACCATATCATGCCTCAGGAGCAGATCAACCAGGTCCTTGTGGATGAGGCAAAGAAAGGATACCGGGTCGTGCGCTTAAAAGGCGGGGATCCCTTCCTCTTCGGAAGAGGCGGAGAGGAGCTGGAGCTTCTTACAAAAGAGGGAATCCTTTACGAAGTGGTGCCCGGAGTGACATCTCCTCTGGCAGTTCCTGCTTACAACGGCATTCCGGTGACCCACAGGAATTTCTGTTCCTCTCTGCACATTATCACAGGACATAAAAAGCAGGGAGAGGCCTATGATATTGATTTTGATGCACTGGTGCGCACAAAGGGGACACTGGTGTTTTTAATGGGAGTGACGGCGCTTCCTGATATCTGCAGTTCCCTGCTTCGGGCAGGTATGCCGGGGGAGATGCCGGCGGCTGTCTTACAGAAAGGGACCACTGCAGGACAGAAACGGATCGTGGCTACGGTTTCTACTCTGGAGAAGGAAGTAAAGCGTCAGGGAATCGAGACACCGGCTATCATTGTGGTAGGTGAGGTGTGTTCTCTTGCGGATACCTTTGGATGGTATGAAAAGCTGCCTCTTGCCGGGTATAAGGTGCTGGTCACAAGGCCAAGAGAGACAGTTTCCACCATGTCTAAAAAACTGCGTCTGATGGGAGCCGAGGTGCTGGAGCTTCCGGCTATCCGCACAGCTCCTCTCGCAGATCAGAGTGCGCTTCTGAACGCATTTGAGCAGCTCCAAACCTATGACTGGCTGGCATTTACAAGCCCGATCGGTGTGAACGTGTTCTTTGAAGAGATGAAAAAGGCAGGGGCAGATGTCCGCAGACTTGGCAGAGCCAAGATAGCTGCCATTGGAAAGGGCACCAAAAAGGCACTGGAGGAGAGAGGCCTTTTTGTGGATCTCATGCCGGAAGTGTTTGACGGGCAATCCCTGGGAAAAGCATTGTGCGAAGCCTGCAGCGGCAATGAGAAGATACTTCTTCCGAGGGCTAAGATCGGCGGAAAAGAGATCATCCAGGAGCTGGAGAAAAAGCCGGGACTTTTCATCTGTGATGTGCCCACCTATGACACCTTCTATGAAAAACAGGAAATGATCGATGAGAAAAAAGCCTTTGAGAGCGGAGAGATCAACTGTGCGGTCTTCACAAGCGCGTCCACAGTAAAAGGATTTGCGGAGGCGGTAAAAGGGATTGACTTTACAAAAGTCACGGCTGCCTGCATCGGTAAACAGACAAAAGCCGCAGCAGACGCATACGGTATGAAGACATTTATGGCAAAACAGGCCACCATTGACAGTGTGGTGGATTTGGTTGTAGACTTGAAGAATAACAGGTAG
- the cbiQ gene encoding cobalt ECF transporter T component CbiQ: protein MITIDKLCYNSKLRYENAGEKFAFAMITLLFCVMSRSIVVACIVLAVTGILTVYKGGIPFSRYIHFLTVPLAFLILSTIAIVLNLKHEPLDLFAIPIGSWYLTGSVDALLYALQLILTALSAVSCLYFLSMTTPMPDILNVLGKLHCPKLMIELMLLIYRFIFVLLDTAYYISTSQNSRLGNRDYRTSLNSFGALGSVLMIRAVKRSNALYSAMEARCYDGTIHVLNETYPPKKKVIVWIVLFEIFLFSIMIWRRFFA, encoded by the coding sequence ATGATAACCATTGACAAGCTTTGTTACAATTCCAAGCTTAGATATGAAAATGCCGGTGAAAAGTTTGCGTTCGCGATGATTACACTTCTGTTCTGTGTAATGAGTCGTTCCATCGTGGTCGCATGCATCGTTTTAGCAGTCACAGGGATTCTCACCGTTTATAAGGGGGGAATCCCTTTTTCCCGCTATATACACTTTTTGACTGTTCCGCTGGCTTTCCTAATTCTGAGCACCATTGCCATTGTTCTGAATTTAAAGCATGAACCCCTGGATCTGTTTGCCATCCCCATAGGCAGCTGGTATCTCACAGGAAGCGTGGATGCACTGCTCTATGCCCTGCAGCTAATCCTGACAGCCCTGTCAGCAGTCTCCTGCCTGTATTTTCTCTCCATGACAACACCCATGCCGGACATCTTAAATGTACTGGGAAAGCTGCACTGTCCCAAGCTGATGATCGAGCTTATGCTGCTCATCTACCGTTTTATCTTTGTGCTGCTGGACACTGCGTATTATATTTCCACATCACAGAACAGCCGTCTGGGAAACAGGGATTACAGAACAAGCTTAAATTCCTTCGGTGCTCTTGGTTCTGTTTTGATGATCCGGGCGGTCAAGCGCTCCAATGCCCTCTACAGCGCCATGGAAGCCCGCTGCTATGACGGCACCATCCATGTTTTGAATGAAACTTATCCTCCCAAGAAAAAAGTTATCGTGTGGATTGTTTTATTTGAAATCTTTTTATTTTCCATAATGATCTGGAGGAGGTTCTTCGCATGA
- a CDS encoding energy-coupling factor ABC transporter substrate-binding protein, translated as MKKTVIALLVVILLIAFVPLFALKDAEFGGSDDAGSQVVEEVDSSFQPIAEPILEKILGRELPGEVESLLFCVQASIGVGILAFFMGRFVERKKLGKGE; from the coding sequence ATGAAGAAAACAGTGATCGCATTATTAGTCGTGATTCTCTTGATCGCATTTGTTCCGCTCTTCGCTTTAAAGGACGCGGAATTCGGCGGCTCTGACGATGCCGGCAGCCAGGTCGTGGAGGAAGTGGACTCCAGTTTCCAGCCCATCGCGGAACCGATCCTTGAAAAAATACTGGGCCGCGAGCTTCCCGGCGAAGTGGAAAGTCTTTTGTTCTGTGTACAGGCTTCCATCGGAGTGGGCATCCTGGCCTTCTTTATGGGAAGATTTGTAGAAAGAAAGAAGCTGGGAAAAGGCGAATGA
- a CDS encoding precorrin-2 dehydrogenase/sirohydrochlorin ferrochelatase family protein, which translates to MKTEKKLFPLYTDLTQKKAVVIGGGKIAARRIKSLLGFIGELVVIAPDVQPEIRELAKSGELVWKQKRYEREDLYDADLALAATDDRAVNEDIYSACKCLGILVNTASDQNKCDFHFPGIICHEGVVIGFNAAGRDHKKTRQMREKVEEFLNTPGGME; encoded by the coding sequence ATGAAGACTGAGAAAAAACTGTTTCCCCTGTACACTGACCTGACGCAGAAGAAAGCTGTGGTCATAGGCGGAGGAAAGATCGCTGCAAGAAGGATCAAAAGCCTTTTGGGATTTATAGGTGAGCTGGTGGTGATCGCACCGGATGTACAGCCGGAGATCAGAGAGCTTGCAAAAAGCGGAGAGCTGGTGTGGAAACAGAAGCGATATGAGAGGGAAGATTTGTATGACGCTGATCTGGCCTTGGCCGCCACAGATGACAGAGCTGTAAATGAAGATATCTACAGCGCCTGTAAATGCCTGGGGATACTGGTAAATACAGCCAGTGACCAGAATAAATGTGATTTTCATTTTCCAGGTATTATCTGTCACGAGGGTGTAGTCATAGGATTTAACGCAGCGGGAAGAGACCACAAAAAGACGAGACAGATGCGGGAAAAGGTGGAAGAATTTTTGAATACGCCGGGAGGTATGGAATGA
- a CDS encoding N-acetyltransferase produces MEKALNVVKYDASLQKLASSFHSGNNYLDKFLRESVSLDDGFGKTYVFLSEDNQNIIGYYNLGLGYIEQYDNKITKKIGGAIHINCFALDEQFHGLLQMYTDDGIKINLSDVLLNDCLEKIEYIRREYVGFSFVKLSSTKEGYGLYCRNGFEDLEEDMGFSAEDSDIECTPMYLPLDI; encoded by the coding sequence ATGGAGAAAGCGCTAAATGTTGTTAAGTATGATGCCAGTTTGCAAAAGCTGGCATCTTCTTTCCATTCAGGAAATAATTATCTGGATAAATTTTTAAGAGAGTCTGTTTCGTTGGATGATGGTTTTGGCAAAACATACGTATTTTTGTCAGAAGACAATCAAAATATTATAGGTTATTACAATTTGGGATTAGGTTACATAGAACAGTACGACAATAAGATCACAAAAAAGATAGGTGGTGCTATTCATATAAATTGTTTTGCGCTGGATGAACAATTCCATGGACTTTTGCAGATGTATACAGATGACGGGATCAAAATAAATCTATCAGATGTTTTATTAAATGATTGTTTGGAAAAAATAGAGTATATTCGACGGGAATATGTGGGTTTTTCTTTTGTGAAACTAAGTTCAACAAAAGAAGGGTATGGCTTGTATTGCAGAAATGGATTTGAGGATTTGGAAGAGGATATGGGGTTTTCAGCGGAAGATTCAGATATTGAATGTACTCCAATGTATTTACCTCTTGATATTTAA
- the hemL gene encoding glutamate-1-semialdehyde 2,1-aminomutase — translation MTRSEELFERAVKRIPGGVNSPVRAYGAIGETPRFIQGAVGSKIFDVDGNAYTDYIGSWGPMILGHNHPAIREAVIKASENGLSFGCATAKEVEMAEFICERIPHVEMIRMVNSGTEAVMSAIRVARGFTGKDKIIKFAGCYHGHTDAMLVSAGSGVMTSGVPDSAGVPKGCTQDTMIAVYNDLTSVEELLTKSKDQTAAVIVEPVGANMGVVPPADGFLEGLRSLCDKHGALLIFDEVITGFRLKFDGAAGFYGVRPDLVTYGKIIGAGMPVGAYGGRKEIMEKVSPAGPVYQAGTLSGNPIAMAAGLAQLKILYEDPEIYTRLYQKGEMMFEGIRRIFTENNISYQVNSVASLGCIFFTEEKVTDYASAKTSDTNAFAAYFKYMLNHGVHLAPSQFEAMFLSDAHTEEDIEAALKLIKDYFCA, via the coding sequence ATGACAAGATCAGAGGAATTATTTGAGCGCGCTGTAAAACGGATTCCCGGAGGTGTGAACAGCCCTGTGCGGGCTTACGGCGCCATTGGAGAGACGCCGCGCTTTATTCAGGGTGCAGTGGGAAGCAAAATATTTGATGTGGACGGTAATGCCTACACGGACTATATTGGGTCCTGGGGACCTATGATCCTGGGGCATAATCATCCCGCCATCCGCGAGGCTGTGATCAAGGCCAGTGAAAACGGCTTGAGCTTTGGCTGTGCAACAGCAAAAGAGGTGGAGATGGCAGAATTCATCTGTGAAAGGATCCCTCATGTAGAGATGATCCGCATGGTTAATTCCGGCACAGAAGCAGTCATGAGCGCCATCCGTGTTGCCAGAGGTTTTACGGGAAAAGATAAGATCATCAAGTTTGCGGGATGCTACCATGGACATACAGATGCCATGCTGGTGAGCGCGGGAAGCGGTGTCATGACCAGCGGTGTGCCGGACAGTGCCGGTGTGCCAAAAGGCTGTACACAGGACACGATGATCGCTGTGTACAACGATCTTACCAGTGTGGAAGAGCTTTTGACCAAGAGTAAAGACCAGACGGCCGCTGTGATCGTGGAGCCTGTGGGCGCCAATATGGGCGTGGTCCCTCCCGCGGACGGTTTTCTTGAAGGACTCCGTTCCCTCTGTGACAAGCATGGAGCACTGCTGATCTTTGATGAAGTGATCACCGGATTCCGCCTTAAATTTGACGGAGCCGCAGGATTTTACGGTGTCAGGCCTGACCTTGTCACCTATGGAAAGATCATCGGTGCGGGAATGCCAGTGGGTGCCTATGGCGGAAGAAAAGAGATCATGGAAAAGGTTTCCCCGGCAGGACCGGTGTACCAGGCGGGAACGCTCAGTGGCAATCCCATTGCCATGGCAGCAGGGCTTGCCCAGCTTAAAATCCTCTATGAAGATCCGGAAATCTATACAAGGCTGTATCAGAAAGGGGAGATGATGTTCGAGGGGATCCGCAGGATCTTCACGGAGAACAATATTTCTTACCAGGTGAACAGCGTGGCATCTCTGGGATGCATCTTCTTTACAGAGGAGAAGGTGACAGATTATGCATCTGCCAAGACTTCAGATACAAACGCATTTGCCGCATATTTCAAATATATGCTGAATCATGGGGTGCATCTGGCACCATCACAGTTTGAAGCCATGTTCCTGTCAGATGCCCATACAGAAGAGGATATTGAAGCGGCACTGAAGCTGATAAAGGATTATTTCTGCGCATAA
- a CDS encoding energy-coupling factor ABC transporter permease, protein MSKKQKKIIALASMFALTFGIVPNVSAMHIMEGYLPGGFCIAWGVICVPFLIAGFMSIKKTLNEHRNLITLLAMSGAFVFVISSLKIPSVTGSCSHMTGTGLGAILFGPSAVSILGIIVLLFQAILLAHGGLTTLGANTFSMAIAGPFVSYGIFFICKKFKANHYVSIFLAATLGDLFTYCVTAVQMALAHHADTTIMGAMGKFMLVFAPTQLPLAIIEGVITVLIIMGLETYAKPELRTIGFLKEAK, encoded by the coding sequence ATGAGTAAGAAACAGAAAAAAATCATTGCATTGGCAAGTATGTTCGCACTGACCTTTGGAATTGTGCCGAATGTAAGCGCCATGCACATCATGGAAGGTTATCTTCCCGGAGGATTCTGCATCGCGTGGGGTGTTATCTGCGTACCATTCCTGATCGCAGGATTCATGTCCATCAAAAAAACCCTGAATGAACACAGAAATCTGATCACCCTTCTGGCAATGTCAGGTGCTTTCGTGTTCGTTATCTCATCTTTAAAGATTCCGTCCGTGACGGGAAGCTGTTCCCATATGACAGGAACCGGTCTTGGCGCCATCCTTTTCGGCCCCAGCGCAGTTTCCATCTTGGGCATCATCGTGCTGCTCTTTCAGGCGATCCTGCTGGCACACGGCGGACTCACCACACTGGGCGCAAACACTTTTTCCATGGCGATCGCCGGCCCCTTTGTATCCTACGGAATTTTCTTTATTTGTAAGAAATTCAAAGCGAACCATTATGTATCCATTTTCCTTGCAGCAACTCTCGGGGATTTATTTACATACTGTGTAACTGCTGTCCAGATGGCACTGGCTCACCATGCAGATACCACTATCATGGGCGCTATGGGAAAATTCATGCTGGTGTTTGCACCCACACAGTTACCTCTGGCAATTATCGAAGGCGTCATTACAGTTCTTATCATTATGGGTCTTGAAACCTATGCAAAACCGGAACTGCGCACCATCGGTTTTTTAAAGGAGGCAAAATAA
- the rnhA gene encoding ribonuclease HI: MLVKIYTDGSARGNPDGPGGYGCVLHYTDAKGTLHEREFSQGYVRTTNNRMELMAAIVGLEALTKPCEVELYSDSKYLVDAFNQHWIDSWLKKGWKRGKNEPVKNVDLWKRLLKAKEPHRVVFIWVKGHDGHEMNERCDYLATSAADGDDLLVDPGV; the protein is encoded by the coding sequence ATGCTTGTAAAAATATATACAGACGGTTCTGCCAGGGGAAATCCGGATGGACCGGGAGGATACGGCTGTGTCCTCCACTACACAGATGCAAAAGGAACGCTGCATGAGCGTGAATTTTCCCAGGGATATGTGCGTACCACCAACAACCGCATGGAGCTGATGGCAGCCATTGTGGGTCTGGAAGCGCTGACAAAACCGTGTGAGGTGGAACTGTACTCAGATTCCAAGTATCTGGTGGACGCCTTTAACCAGCACTGGATCGACAGTTGGCTGAAAAAGGGCTGGAAACGGGGGAAAAACGAACCGGTTAAGAATGTGGATCTGTGGAAACGGCTTTTGAAGGCAAAAGAGCCTCACCGTGTGGTTTTTATCTGGGTGAAAGGACATGACGGACACGAGATGAATGAGCGCTGTGACTATCTGGCTACCAGCGCGGCAGATGGAGATGATCTGCTGGTTGATCCTGGTGTGTAA
- the hemA gene encoding glutamyl-tRNA reductase has product MSISMIGIDHSRASVDIRARFSFTKKNAVSAMGRLKEDKDILGCIILSTCNRMEIWASVQEDWEGSLLSFLCSEKEVLEEDCREYFITREGKDAVEHLFYLTSGLKSQILAEDQIITQVKDALTLSRDAYCTDGVLEVLFRMAVTAAKKVKTEVAFSRANTSVIHQAIDRLENQGFSIQGKTCMVIGNGEMGKVTALALKEAGADVTVTVRQYRSGMVTIPQGCERINYGDRMELLPQCDLVVSATASPNCTITKELFENAEVPHHVILIDLAVPRDIDPEVGELQNVTLYDIDSFKIDAASPRLQASMEKAGAILDEQMSEFYDWFSGRDVFPRIQDIKTEAVEDLNARILKILKKTPMEEKDRERLLKAIDTAAGKVVNKMIFGLRDSLEQDAFMECVAGLEKVYED; this is encoded by the coding sequence ATGAGTATTTCCATGATTGGAATCGACCACAGCAGAGCATCCGTAGATATCCGGGCCAGATTTTCTTTCACCAAAAAAAACGCGGTGAGCGCTATGGGGCGTTTGAAAGAAGACAAGGATATCTTAGGGTGTATTATTTTGTCAACCTGCAATCGGATGGAAATCTGGGCCAGTGTGCAGGAAGATTGGGAGGGGTCACTTTTAAGTTTTTTATGCAGTGAGAAGGAAGTTTTGGAGGAGGATTGCCGGGAGTATTTCATCACAAGGGAGGGGAAGGACGCGGTGGAGCATCTGTTTTACCTGACCAGCGGCCTGAAATCCCAGATCCTGGCGGAGGATCAGATCATTACCCAGGTAAAGGACGCACTGACGCTTTCCAGGGACGCTTACTGTACGGACGGCGTGCTGGAGGTGCTTTTTCGGATGGCGGTGACGGCAGCGAAAAAAGTAAAGACTGAGGTGGCTTTTTCAAGAGCCAATACCTCTGTCATCCACCAGGCCATTGACCGTCTGGAAAACCAGGGATTTTCCATTCAGGGCAAAACCTGTATGGTCATCGGAAACGGTGAGATGGGAAAAGTGACGGCACTGGCTCTGAAAGAGGCAGGGGCGGATGTGACCGTTACAGTCCGCCAGTATCGAAGCGGTATGGTGACCATTCCCCAGGGATGTGAGCGTATCAATTACGGGGACAGGATGGAACTGCTGCCGCAGTGTGATCTGGTGGTGTCAGCCACAGCCAGCCCGAACTGCACCATAACAAAAGAGCTTTTTGAAAACGCAGAGGTTCCTCATCATGTGATACTGATCGATCTGGCTGTGCCCAGAGACATTGACCCGGAGGTGGGGGAACTGCAGAATGTGACCCTGTATGATATTGACAGCTTTAAGATCGACGCCGCATCTCCAAGGCTTCAGGCCAGTATGGAGAAGGCGGGAGCTATTTTGGATGAACAGATGTCGGAATTTTACGACTGGTTTTCCGGGCGGGATGTATTTCCCAGGATCCAGGATATCAAGACTGAGGCAGTGGAGGATTTGAATGCCCGGATCTTGAAAATCCTGAAAAAGACACCCATGGAGGAGAAGGACAGAGAAAGACTTTTGAAAGCCATTGATACGGCGGCAGGAAAAGTGGTCAACAAGATGATCTTCGGACTGAGGGATTCCCTGGAGCAGGATGCGTTTATGGAGTGTGTGGCCGGATTGGAGAAGGTGTATGAAGACTGA
- a CDS encoding MutS-related protein, which translates to MSETTLWTGLIVIFVAVVFVTMFQENKRRQREFFQKIKKGWGQIPDREYTWDKLEQIAQYYRERKDDRFVIDDITWNDLDMDRVFMLLNQTVSSPGEDYLYYMLRTPEFQEEKLAEKEQLYSFFREHEKERRKVQEILAHIRKPPTASVYQAIHVTKEYDAGKTWKQILMCLAFVLSIAAFIAVPRYGVFVFLFVTCINMGTYLKDKEVINIYLTGFRCMLQLLNGANSLSKLKMGELHRYTERLNACEKEFSGFRKGASLVLDRDGFASGPESFILDYIRMMTHIDLIKFNSMMKAMKEHRAEAEEMLEIYGLLDACISIASFREAMPYYCVPEFTGYKRGSDVRMKVENLYHPLIHEPVANSIEASGGILVTGSNASGKSTFLKNVALNAILAQTVNTCTATKYAAPFFKIQTSMALRDDLESSESYYIVEIKSLKRILEESRDETPLLCIIDEVLRGTNTIERIAASSNILAHLRKPHVLPFAATHDIELSYMLEGAYTNYHFEEEVKEDDVEFNYLLKKGRVTTRNAIRLLSMVGYDRVIVKESEAAVADFESTGIWKKVGN; encoded by the coding sequence ATGAGTGAGACAACCTTGTGGACAGGGCTGATTGTCATTTTTGTGGCAGTCGTATTTGTGACCATGTTTCAGGAAAACAAGAGAAGACAGAGAGAGTTTTTTCAGAAGATAAAAAAGGGCTGGGGCCAGATTCCGGACCGGGAATACACATGGGATAAGCTGGAGCAGATCGCGCAGTATTACCGGGAGAGAAAAGACGATCGGTTTGTCATAGACGATATCACCTGGAATGATCTGGATATGGACAGAGTGTTCATGCTTCTGAATCAGACCGTATCCTCCCCGGGTGAGGATTATCTGTATTATATGCTCCGTACTCCTGAATTCCAGGAGGAAAAGCTGGCCGAGAAGGAGCAACTGTACAGCTTTTTCCGGGAACACGAGAAGGAACGCCGGAAGGTCCAGGAAATCCTGGCACATATCAGAAAACCACCCACAGCGTCTGTCTATCAGGCCATTCATGTGACAAAAGAGTATGATGCGGGAAAGACATGGAAGCAGATCCTCATGTGTCTGGCTTTTGTGCTCTCCATAGCGGCGTTCATTGCTGTTCCGAGATACGGCGTTTTTGTGTTTCTGTTTGTGACCTGTATCAATATGGGGACATATTTGAAGGACAAGGAAGTCATCAATATATACCTGACCGGATTTAGATGTATGCTGCAGCTTTTAAACGGCGCAAATTCCCTGAGTAAGCTGAAGATGGGGGAGCTTCACAGGTATACGGAACGGCTGAACGCCTGTGAAAAGGAATTTTCCGGTTTTCGCAAGGGGGCCAGTCTTGTTTTGGACCGGGATGGTTTTGCCAGCGGCCCGGAATCCTTTATCCTGGATTATATCCGAATGATGACCCACATAGATCTGATCAAGTTTAATTCCATGATGAAGGCTATGAAGGAGCACAGGGCGGAAGCTGAGGAGATGCTGGAGATATACGGACTTCTGGATGCCTGCATTTCCATTGCTTCCTTCAGAGAAGCGATGCCTTACTACTGCGTGCCAGAGTTTACAGGGTATAAAAGGGGAAGTGACGTGAGGATGAAGGTGGAAAACCTGTACCATCCGCTGATCCATGAACCTGTGGCGAACAGTATTGAGGCCTCCGGGGGCATTCTGGTAACCGGATCCAATGCTTCCGGAAAATCCACGTTCCTAAAAAACGTGGCGCTGAATGCCATTCTTGCCCAGACGGTGAACACTTGTACAGCAACAAAATACGCTGCGCCGTTTTTTAAGATACAGACTTCTATGGCACTCAGGGATGATCTGGAGAGCAGTGAGAGCTATTACATTGTGGAGATCAAGTCTCTGAAGAGAATACTGGAGGAGTCCCGGGACGAGACACCTCTTCTGTGTATCATCGACGAAGTGCTCAGGGGAACCAACACCATAGAGAGGATCGCAGCATCCTCCAACATTCTGGCTCATTTGAGAAAGCCCCATGTGCTGCCGTTTGCGGCAACTCATGATATTGAGCTGTCCTATATGCTGGAGGGGGCTTATACCAACTATCACTTTGAGGAGGAAGTCAAGGAGGATGACGTGGAGTTCAACTATCTGCTGAAAAAGGGCAGGGTTACCACAAGAAACGCCATTCGTCTGCTCTCTATGGTGGGATACGACAGAGTGATCGTAAAAGAATCAGAAGCTGCGGTGGCAGATTTTGAATCCACCGGAATCTGGAAAAAGGTAGGAAATTAA